In the Terriglobia bacterium genome, TTCAACGGCCGTCCCGGAGCGCGCCATGATTGACGCCGGCTCGAAGACCCTTTCTGCCGACGCACTGGGTTCGGGTCCCGCCAAAGGCCACGGCTATGTCGTGGAAGTTCCGGATGCGGCGCTGATCAAATTGAACGAAGAGCACGGCCATCTGGACATCACTAATTCCTCGCACAAGTTTCACGTGGGCGAGGTGGTCACCGTCATTCCCAATCACGTCTGCACCTGTGTGAATATGCACGATGAAGTTTTCCTTGTCCGCAAGGGCCAGGTAGAGGGCTCCTGGAAAGTTGCCGGCCGCGGAAAAGTGCGCTAACAGCAGGTTGTCGCACCGCCTGTTTACGTATAGAATCAGACCACTCATCCTCACCGGGGGGGTCAAAGAGGAGGAAGCATGGCTACACTGCCAAAAGCTGTGGAACCCGACGAATCCAGGCTTAACGCTTTTATGGAAAAGGCAGTCGCGGATATGGGCGCCGCGATACACGCGGCGCTGGTGGTGTTGGGCGACAAGCTGGGATTGTATAAAGCCATGGCCGGAGCAGGGTGGCTGACGCCGGCAGAACTTGCAGCGCAGACCGGCACTGCCGAACGATACGTCCGCGAGTGGCTGGATGCCAACGCAGCCAGCGGGTACGTCAGCTACAATGGCGAAACTCAGCAATACCAATTGCCGCCCGAGCAGGAATTTGCTCTCACGGTGCTCGACCTCCCGGGCGCCTTCCATATCATCTCAGCCTGCTTCAAGGACGAGCCCAAAATTACCCAGGCATTCCGGACGGGCGAAGGTGTTGGCTGGCACGAGCACGACGCAAACCTGTTCTTTGGAACCGAACGCTTTTTCCGGCCCAATTACGCCAACAACCTGATCAGCTCCTGGATCCCGGCGCTTGACGGCGTCAGCGCAAAGCTCGCGTCGGGCGGGACGGTTGCAGACGTGGGCTGCGGCCACGGAGCATCCACTATTTTGATGGCCCGGGCATTTCCGAAATCGCGCTTTTTCGGTTTCGACTATCACAATGGCTCGATAGAATACGCGCGCCACGTGGCCGGCCGCGACGGCCTGCTGGAC is a window encoding:
- a CDS encoding class I SAM-dependent methyltransferase → MEPDESRLNAFMEKAVADMGAAIHAALVVLGDKLGLYKAMAGAGWLTPAELAAQTGTAERYVREWLDANAASGYVSYNGETQQYQLPPEQEFALTVLDLPGAFHIISACFKDEPKITQAFRTGEGVGWHEHDANLFFGTERFFRPNYANNLISSWIPALDGVSAKLASGGTVADVGCGHGASTILMARAFPKSRFFGFDYHNGSIEYARHVAGRDGLLDQITFEVAAAKSYPGAGAYDLVTFFDCLHDMGDPVGAARHVLSTLKPEGTWMIVEPFAGDRPEQNHNPIGRIYYAASTMICTPASLAQEVGAALGAQAGEERIRKVATSAGFTRFRRAAVTPFSLVFEARP